From Chryseobacterium gallinarum, one genomic window encodes:
- a CDS encoding TerD family protein: protein MAINLQKGQRENINAPKFTVGLGWDINNTSTGTAFDLDASLFLLGDDKKLISDNHFIFYNNLESPDKSVIHTGDNLTGEGSGDDEQIKIDLTKIDAAIKEITVVVTIHEAESRKQNFGQVRNSFIRIFNTDTNEEILKYELDEDFSIETAVEFGRIYNRNGEWKFEAVGAGQRDGLEKFVSIYQK from the coding sequence ATGGCTATTAACTTACAAAAAGGACAAAGAGAAAATATCAACGCCCCTAAATTTACTGTAGGTTTGGGATGGGATATCAATAATACTTCTACAGGAACAGCATTTGACCTTGATGCTTCTTTATTTTTATTGGGTGACGACAAAAAATTAATTTCAGATAATCATTTTATTTTTTATAATAATCTGGAGTCTCCGGATAAATCTGTTATCCACACAGGAGATAATCTTACAGGAGAAGGATCAGGGGATGATGAGCAGATCAAAATAGACCTTACTAAAATAGATGCTGCCATTAAAGAAATTACAGTGGTAGTAACAATCCACGAAGCAGAATCCAGAAAGCAAAATTTTGGGCAGGTAAGAAATTCTTTTATCAGAATTTTTAATACAGATACGAATGAAGAGATCTTAAAATATGAATTAGACGAAGATTTCTCAATCGAAACTGCAGTAGAATTCGGAAGAATCTACAACAGAAACGGAGAATGGAAATTTGAGGCCGTAGGAGCAGGACAGCGGGACGGCCTTGAAAAATTTGTATCAATTTATCAAAAGTAA
- a CDS encoding toxic anion resistance protein: protein MDNQENQPIDPLGSIEPLKTFEPTPMVPPTPAQPAQNAAPGVLVDREGNVNLTQLKSEERQKYEVLANSIDEANPGSIVNFGAELQKTLTNQSDSFLGNVRRSNSGEVGGLINDLLVELNYVDVDELNGNKVKSFLSKLPFMKKVMTQVENLFAKYDKIINNIEQISYKVNAGIITSTKDNAVLQTIFESNVNSIKQIEDLVIAGNIRMERAAAELAHMEANPQNFQDYQIADKRDFIARLDRRMADLKVVRVIMMQSLPQIRLVQNNNVSIAEKAQTILTTTLPVWKNQLSLAVAMYRQQQNIEIQQKVSSTTEEILRKNAERLGQNSVNVARANEQTIVSVETLRETTSMLINTLNEVKQIQKQGADSRRKLDQDLQTLEHELKANVRG, encoded by the coding sequence ATGGACAATCAGGAAAATCAGCCGATAGATCCGCTAGGATCGATAGAACCTCTTAAAACCTTTGAACCCACTCCAATGGTTCCGCCTACGCCAGCCCAGCCCGCTCAAAATGCAGCACCAGGGGTTCTGGTAGACAGGGAAGGAAATGTAAATCTTACTCAATTAAAGTCAGAGGAACGTCAGAAATATGAAGTTCTTGCCAACTCTATTGACGAGGCTAATCCCGGATCTATTGTAAACTTTGGTGCGGAGCTTCAGAAAACATTAACGAATCAGAGTGACAGCTTCTTAGGAAATGTAAGAAGATCAAACTCAGGAGAAGTAGGGGGCCTTATCAATGATCTTTTAGTAGAGCTTAATTATGTAGACGTAGATGAGCTTAACGGAAACAAGGTAAAAAGTTTCCTGAGTAAGCTGCCGTTTATGAAAAAAGTGATGACACAGGTAGAAAATCTGTTTGCAAAATATGATAAAATCATCAATAATATTGAGCAGATTTCTTATAAAGTAAATGCGGGAATTATTACTTCTACAAAAGATAATGCCGTTCTGCAGACCATTTTTGAAAGTAATGTAAACTCTATCAAGCAGATCGAAGACCTGGTGATTGCCGGAAATATAAGAATGGAAAGAGCAGCTGCCGAGCTTGCGCATATGGAAGCCAATCCTCAGAATTTTCAGGATTATCAGATTGCAGACAAGAGGGATTTCATCGCAAGATTAGACAGAAGAATGGCCGATCTTAAAGTAGTGCGTGTCATCATGATGCAGTCGCTTCCACAGATCAGATTGGTGCAGAATAATAACGTTTCTATCGCTGAAAAGGCGCAGACCATTCTTACAACCACACTGCCGGTGTGGAAAAATCAGCTCTCCCTTGCCGTTGCAATGTACAGACAGCAGCAGAATATTGAAATTCAACAGAAAGTTTCATCCACTACGGAAGAAATTTTAAGAAAAAATGCAGAACGTCTTGGGCAAAATTCGGTAAATGTAGCCAGAGCCAATGAGCAGACCATCGTTTCTGTAGAAACATTGAGAGAAACCACTTCAATGCTGATCAATACCCTGAATGAGGTGAAACAGATCCAAAAGCAGGGAGCAGACAGCAGAAGAAAGCTGGATCAGGATCTTCAGACATTGGAACATGAACTAAAAGCTAATGTAAGAGGTTAA
- a CDS encoding TerD family protein, with protein MAINLQKGQRINLKKENGAELSQACVGINWGAIEKKGFFGTKKEAVDLDGSCILYDSNKNVTEVIYFGNLKSKNGSVRHSGDDLTGDVDGDDGLDNEVITVNFSQLEPNIEYVAMVLNSYRGQDFGTIPFASIRIYEGTPTQVKEVFAKYDIANDVSFKGHVAMVMGVFYKRNGEWKFNAIGDPTADRKLEQTIQTVKTNYL; from the coding sequence ATGGCTATCAACTTACAAAAAGGTCAGAGAATAAACCTTAAAAAAGAAAACGGAGCTGAGCTTTCCCAGGCTTGCGTAGGAATCAACTGGGGAGCTATTGAAAAAAAAGGATTTTTCGGAACTAAAAAAGAAGCAGTAGACTTAGACGGAAGCTGTATTTTATATGATTCAAATAAAAACGTTACCGAAGTAATTTACTTTGGAAATCTGAAATCTAAAAACGGATCCGTAAGACATAGTGGTGATGATCTTACCGGAGATGTAGACGGGGATGATGGGTTGGATAACGAAGTTATTACAGTGAATTTTAGTCAACTGGAACCTAATATTGAATATGTTGCTATGGTGCTGAACAGCTACAGAGGTCAGGATTTTGGAACCATTCCTTTTGCTTCCATTCGTATTTATGAAGGAACACCTACTCAGGTAAAAGAGGTTTTTGCAAAATACGATATTGCTAATGATGTTTCTTTCAAGGGACACGTTGCTATGGTAATGGGAGTGTTTTATAAAAGAAACGGAGAATGGAAATTCAACGCCATCGGGGATCCTACAGCAGACCGCAAGCTGGAGCAAACCATCCAGACCGTGAAGACGAATTATTTATAA
- a CDS encoding TerC/Alx family metal homeostasis membrane protein — MEKHQSILELHPGLVWGFAVTVVIMLLLDLGVFNKKSHEVSSKEATIWSVVWISLSMVFSGVVYWVFNTDGTPESHALAIEKFTQYQAAYWIEKALSVDNLFVFILVFGFFKVPKYLHHKVLFWGIIGALIFRAIFIFAGVGLINLTYLPEMNIFGTAVKINVVMTLFGLFLVYAGIKSWGDGDDGDDEDYSNTAGAKLIKSFWKVSDNYDGDKFFTVQNGIKMATPLLVVVGVIEFTDVLFAVDSIPAIFAISNDPFILYTSNIFAILGLRSLYFLLANFIYMFSKLPYGLAIILSFIGVKMLIAPWIHIPSPISLGIVGGVLVISVLLSVIFPDKEKKKELEEK, encoded by the coding sequence GTGGAAAAACATCAGAGTATTTTAGAACTGCACCCGGGTCTGGTGTGGGGATTTGCGGTAACAGTTGTTATCATGCTGCTCCTGGATTTAGGAGTATTCAATAAAAAAAGCCATGAAGTGTCTTCCAAAGAAGCCACGATCTGGTCTGTTGTATGGATATCGCTTTCTATGGTATTTTCGGGCGTTGTGTATTGGGTTTTCAATACAGACGGAACACCGGAGAGCCATGCGCTGGCTATAGAAAAATTCACCCAATATCAGGCTGCCTACTGGATTGAAAAAGCCCTTTCTGTGGATAACTTATTCGTTTTTATCCTTGTTTTCGGGTTCTTTAAGGTACCTAAATACCTGCATCATAAAGTTCTTTTCTGGGGAATCATCGGAGCCTTGATTTTCAGGGCGATATTTATCTTCGCAGGAGTAGGGTTGATTAACCTGACGTACCTTCCTGAAATGAATATCTTCGGTACTGCAGTAAAGATCAATGTGGTAATGACCCTGTTTGGGCTATTCCTTGTATATGCGGGAATTAAATCCTGGGGAGATGGTGATGACGGCGATGATGAGGATTACAGCAATACGGCCGGAGCAAAATTGATTAAGAGCTTCTGGAAAGTTTCTGATAACTATGATGGAGATAAATTCTTCACCGTTCAGAACGGAATCAAAATGGCTACTCCGCTTTTAGTAGTGGTAGGGGTTATAGAATTTACAGATGTCCTTTTTGCTGTAGATTCCATTCCTGCGATCTTTGCCATCTCAAATGATCCGTTTATCCTTTATACATCCAATATTTTTGCCATTTTAGGGCTTAGATCATTGTATTTCCTGTTGGCGAACTTTATTTATATGTTCAGCAAACTACCGTATGGATTAGCTATCATCCTTTCATTTATTGGGGTAAAAATGTTAATCGCTCCATGGATTCATATCCCATCACCGATTTCATTGGGAATCGTAGGGGGAGTATTGGTAATCTCTGTTCTTCTGTCCGTTATCTTCCCTGATAAAGAAAAGAAAAAAGAACTGGAAGAAAAATAA
- a CDS encoding TetR/AcrR family transcriptional regulator has product MKSPRERIVETTFGLFARQGYNSTGINQIISEAGVARASFYQYFKSKEDLCVEFLKVRHEYWFSELNIFLAEEKDLKSKIIKAFDFLIYMNGKEHFRGCSFLNILSEIPMDNTKILKIIQAHKADLRNYFSSLLKDQALSDHIYLLFESSIIESQLFKSNELIERSKNIATHLIQ; this is encoded by the coding sequence ATGAAATCTCCAAGAGAAAGAATTGTAGAAACTACCTTTGGATTATTTGCCAGACAAGGTTATAATTCTACGGGAATCAACCAGATTATTTCAGAAGCCGGAGTTGCGAGGGCAAGTTTTTACCAGTATTTTAAATCAAAGGAAGACCTTTGTGTGGAGTTTCTGAAGGTGAGACACGAATATTGGTTCAGCGAACTCAATATCTTTTTGGCAGAAGAAAAAGACCTAAAATCCAAGATCATCAAGGCTTTTGATTTTCTGATATACATGAACGGAAAGGAGCACTTCAGGGGATGCAGTTTTCTGAACATTCTATCGGAAATCCCGATGGATAATACCAAAATACTGAAAATCATCCAGGCCCATAAAGCAGATCTAAGAAACTATTTTTCAAGCCTGTTGAAAGATCAGGCTCTATCAGATCATATTTATTTGCTCTTTGAAAGCAGTATAATTGAAAGCCAGCTTTTTAAGTCAAATGAACTGATTGAAAGATCAAAAAATATAGCCACTCATTTAATACAATAA
- a CDS encoding nuclear transport factor 2 family protein: MEQKHPLPPFTLETAKEKIQMAEDAWNSQDPEKVSKAYTIDSEWRNRDIFVNGRVEIVAFLKEKWQKELNYKLKKEYWAHTDNRIAVRFEYEYQTKEGNWFRAYGNENWEFDENGLMAKRYASINDLPIKEEDRKFR; encoded by the coding sequence ATGGAACAAAAGCATCCGCTTCCGCCTTTCACTCTTGAAACGGCGAAAGAAAAAATTCAAATGGCAGAAGATGCCTGGAACAGCCAGGATCCTGAAAAGGTTTCCAAAGCATATACCATCGATAGTGAATGGAGAAACAGAGATATATTTGTAAATGGAAGAGTCGAGATTGTAGCATTTTTAAAGGAAAAATGGCAGAAAGAACTCAATTACAAACTTAAAAAAGAATATTGGGCACACACAGATAACCGTATCGCTGTCCGTTTTGAGTATGAATACCAGACGAAAGAAGGAAACTGGTTCAGAGCTTACGGAAATGAAAACTGGGAATTCGATGAAAACGGGTTAATGGCCAAAAGATATGCAAGCATCAATGATCTGCCGATAAAAGAAGAAGACCGGAAATTCAGATAA
- a CDS encoding catalase family protein: MPNPLQYNKRFDELNEEEKKLLDINKKTIADFVEQSSSISDVNYATRNAHAKTYAVAKGTFCIQPDIPEFLKPFLDKEKFDLTIRFSNAQLTIQNSKKDIPAYGFAVQIRDENGGLLANYPLVNFPLFPVNSVSTFLKLFTAVNKFYIKKWSNLFTLFVQATKMIPSLLTGDMIRNIIKLIGKRNDFILSFDYYSIGAYRLGDHIIKIKLHPKSVDRHTGIKENVKDSLTHYLQAHDFTADVMIQICYNLKDQPINKLNVEWKNSPFITIGEVRIHKGSLLDSRSCTNELLSFNPFESKIFFQPVGKIQKLREEAYRVSVQTRRKINKLLHGKGG, from the coding sequence ATGCCAAATCCATTACAATATAATAAGAGGTTTGATGAGCTGAATGAAGAGGAGAAAAAACTTCTGGACATCAATAAGAAAACAATAGCGGATTTTGTTGAACAATCCTCTTCCATCAGTGACGTCAATTATGCTACCAGAAATGCCCATGCTAAAACTTATGCGGTAGCAAAGGGAACATTTTGCATTCAACCTGATATTCCGGAATTCCTGAAACCTTTTTTAGATAAAGAAAAATTTGATCTGACCATACGGTTTTCCAATGCCCAGCTTACAATTCAAAATTCGAAAAAAGACATACCTGCTTATGGATTTGCTGTACAGATCAGGGATGAAAATGGTGGTTTACTGGCCAATTATCCTTTGGTGAATTTCCCTTTATTCCCTGTTAATTCGGTTTCTACTTTTCTGAAACTCTTTACTGCTGTCAATAAGTTTTATATTAAAAAATGGAGTAATCTGTTTACGCTGTTTGTTCAGGCAACTAAAATGATTCCGTCTTTACTGACAGGTGATATGATCCGAAACATTATAAAATTAATAGGAAAAAGAAATGATTTTATCCTTTCGTTTGATTATTATTCCATAGGTGCTTACCGCTTAGGAGACCATATTATTAAGATAAAATTACACCCTAAGTCTGTAGACAGACATACCGGGATAAAGGAAAATGTCAAAGATTCATTAACGCATTATCTGCAAGCCCATGATTTCACCGCAGATGTAATGATACAGATTTGCTATAACCTGAAGGATCAGCCTATCAATAAACTGAATGTAGAATGGAAAAACTCTCCTTTCATTACCATTGGTGAGGTCAGAATACATAAAGGTTCACTTTTGGATTCCCGCAGCTGTACAAATGAATTGCTTTCGTTTAACCCGTTTGAAAGTAAGATTTTTTTTCAGCCTGTAGGAAAAATACAAAAACTACGTGAAGAGGCGTATAGGGTATCGGTGCAGACGAGGAGAAAAATCAATAAGCTATTGCATGGGAAAGGCGGCTAA